One genomic window of Arachis stenosperma cultivar V10309 chromosome 10, arast.V10309.gnm1.PFL2, whole genome shotgun sequence includes the following:
- the LOC130955853 gene encoding L-arabinokinase-like isoform X1 — protein MNQNIRSLLHCSFSVLFFIIIIYSAYNIAIIHNMVAIKMGMKHQEEYDGDGAAAVSSTQKMVFAYYVTGHGFGHATRVAEVVRHLILAGHDVHVVTAAPEFVFTNEVHSPRLFFRKVVLECGAVQSDALTVDPLATLERYTEETVKPRASILAKEAEWLKFINADLVVSDVVSTVCRVAADVGIPSVCVANFSWDIIYLDYVMAAGPDSRSIVLQIAEDYSNCNFLIRLPGYCPMPAFRNVIDVPLVVRRLYKSTEEVREELGIADNVKLVILNFGGQPSELKLKEEFLPSGWLCLVCGASDTQDLPANFKKLPKNVYTPDIIAASDCMIGKLGYGSVSEALAYKCPFVFVHREYFNEEPFLRKMLEHYQGGIEMSRNDLLSGHWKPYLERAMSLKPCYEESINGGEVAAQILQEIALGKYHASVNHSEAKRLCDAAVPDDQRRRAIGQDDILIPEWYANAGKQLGC, from the exons ATGAATCAAAACATTAGATCCTTACTACATTGTTCATTTTCAGTActatttttcattattattatttatagtGCATATAACATTGCAATTATTCATAATATGGTAGCGATTAAAATGGGGATGAAGCACCAGGAAGAGTATGATGGCGATGGTGCTGCTGCTGTTTCTTCCACACAGAAAATGGTGTTTGCTTACTATGTCACTGGTCATGGATTTGGCCACGCAACTCGTGTTGCGGAG GTGGTGAGGCATCTAATCCTTGCTGGTCATGATGTTCATGTGGTCACTGCTGCTCCTGAATTTGTTTTCACCAACGAAGTGCATTCTCCTCGCTTATTCTTTCGCAAG GTGGTTTTGGAGTGTGGAGCTGTTCAATCAGATGCTTTGACAGTCGATCCCCTTGCCACTTTGGAGAGG TATACTGAGGAAACAGTGAAGCCCCGTGCTAGTATCTTGGCGAAAGAAGCAGAGTGGCTGAAATTCATCAATGCTGACTTAGTG GTATCTGATGTCGTCTCCACTGTATGTCGTGTTGCAGCTGATGTTGGTATACCCTCTGTTTGTGTGGCCAATTTCAG TTGGGACATCATCTATCTGGATTATGTCATGGCTGCTGGACCTGATTCTCGTTCGATAGTTTTGCAG ATAGCTGAAGACTATTCTAATTGCAATTTCCTTATCCGCCTTCCAGGATATTGCCCAA TGCCCGCTTTTCGCAATGTTATTGATGTGCCTCTAGTTGTGAGGAGGCTGTATAAATCCACAGAAGAG GTGAGGGAAGAACTAGGGATAGCAGACAATGTGAAACTAGTCATTCTCAACTTTGGTGGCCAG CCATCAGAATTGAAACTGAAGGAGGAGTTTTTGCCTTCTGGTTGGTTGTGCCTG GTTTGTGGTGCTTCTGACACTCAAGACCTTCCTGCAAACTTCAAAAAACTTCCCAAAAATGTTTATACACCTGATATTATTGCAGCATCTGACTGCATGATCG GAAAACTTGGATATGGCAGTGTGAGTGAAGCCCTGGCATACAAGTGTCCTTTTGTCTTTGTACATAGAGAATATTTCAATGAAGAACCTTTTCTAAGAAAAATGCTCGAA CATTATCAAGGTGGCATTGAAATGAGTAGGAATGATTTACTCTCTGGTCATTGGAAACCTTATCTTGAACGGGCAATGAGTTTGAAGCCATGCTATGAAGAAAGCATCAATGGTGGGGAG GTGGCAGCCCAGATCTTGCAGGAGATTGCTTTGGGAAAATATCATGCTTCAGTCAAT CATAGCGAGGCAAAAAGATTGTGTGATGCCGCAGTTCCAGATGATCAACGACGAAGAGCCATTGGTCAAGATGATATTTTGAtcccagaatggtatgcaaatgCTGGAAAACAACTTGGTTGCTAA
- the LOC130955853 gene encoding L-arabinokinase-like isoform X2, whose product MNQNIRSLLHCSFSVLFFIIIIYSAYNIAIIHNMVAIKMGMKHQEEYDGDGAAAVSSTQKMVFAYYVTGHGFGHATRVAEVVRHLILAGHDVHVVTAAPEFVFTNEVHSPRLFFRKYTEETVKPRASILAKEAEWLKFINADLVVSDVVSTVCRVAADVGIPSVCVANFSWDIIYLDYVMAAGPDSRSIVLQIAEDYSNCNFLIRLPGYCPMPAFRNVIDVPLVVRRLYKSTEEVREELGIADNVKLVILNFGGQPSELKLKEEFLPSGWLCLVCGASDTQDLPANFKKLPKNVYTPDIIAASDCMIGKLGYGSVSEALAYKCPFVFVHREYFNEEPFLRKMLEHYQGGIEMSRNDLLSGHWKPYLERAMSLKPCYEESINGGEVAAQILQEIALGKYHASVNHSEAKRLCDAAVPDDQRRRAIGQDDILIPEWYANAGKQLGC is encoded by the exons ATGAATCAAAACATTAGATCCTTACTACATTGTTCATTTTCAGTActatttttcattattattatttatagtGCATATAACATTGCAATTATTCATAATATGGTAGCGATTAAAATGGGGATGAAGCACCAGGAAGAGTATGATGGCGATGGTGCTGCTGCTGTTTCTTCCACACAGAAAATGGTGTTTGCTTACTATGTCACTGGTCATGGATTTGGCCACGCAACTCGTGTTGCGGAG GTGGTGAGGCATCTAATCCTTGCTGGTCATGATGTTCATGTGGTCACTGCTGCTCCTGAATTTGTTTTCACCAACGAAGTGCATTCTCCTCGCTTATTCTTTCGCAAG TATACTGAGGAAACAGTGAAGCCCCGTGCTAGTATCTTGGCGAAAGAAGCAGAGTGGCTGAAATTCATCAATGCTGACTTAGTG GTATCTGATGTCGTCTCCACTGTATGTCGTGTTGCAGCTGATGTTGGTATACCCTCTGTTTGTGTGGCCAATTTCAG TTGGGACATCATCTATCTGGATTATGTCATGGCTGCTGGACCTGATTCTCGTTCGATAGTTTTGCAG ATAGCTGAAGACTATTCTAATTGCAATTTCCTTATCCGCCTTCCAGGATATTGCCCAA TGCCCGCTTTTCGCAATGTTATTGATGTGCCTCTAGTTGTGAGGAGGCTGTATAAATCCACAGAAGAG GTGAGGGAAGAACTAGGGATAGCAGACAATGTGAAACTAGTCATTCTCAACTTTGGTGGCCAG CCATCAGAATTGAAACTGAAGGAGGAGTTTTTGCCTTCTGGTTGGTTGTGCCTG GTTTGTGGTGCTTCTGACACTCAAGACCTTCCTGCAAACTTCAAAAAACTTCCCAAAAATGTTTATACACCTGATATTATTGCAGCATCTGACTGCATGATCG GAAAACTTGGATATGGCAGTGTGAGTGAAGCCCTGGCATACAAGTGTCCTTTTGTCTTTGTACATAGAGAATATTTCAATGAAGAACCTTTTCTAAGAAAAATGCTCGAA CATTATCAAGGTGGCATTGAAATGAGTAGGAATGATTTACTCTCTGGTCATTGGAAACCTTATCTTGAACGGGCAATGAGTTTGAAGCCATGCTATGAAGAAAGCATCAATGGTGGGGAG GTGGCAGCCCAGATCTTGCAGGAGATTGCTTTGGGAAAATATCATGCTTCAGTCAAT CATAGCGAGGCAAAAAGATTGTGTGATGCCGCAGTTCCAGATGATCAACGACGAAGAGCCATTGGTCAAGATGATATTTTGAtcccagaatggtatgcaaatgCTGGAAAACAACTTGGTTGCTAA
- the LOC130955853 gene encoding L-arabinokinase-like isoform X3: MGMKHQEEYDGDGAAAVSSTQKMVFAYYVTGHGFGHATRVAEVVRHLILAGHDVHVVTAAPEFVFTNEVHSPRLFFRKVVLECGAVQSDALTVDPLATLERYTEETVKPRASILAKEAEWLKFINADLVVSDVVSTVCRVAADVGIPSVCVANFSWDIIYLDYVMAAGPDSRSIVLQIAEDYSNCNFLIRLPGYCPMPAFRNVIDVPLVVRRLYKSTEEVREELGIADNVKLVILNFGGQPSELKLKEEFLPSGWLCLVCGASDTQDLPANFKKLPKNVYTPDIIAASDCMIGKLGYGSVSEALAYKCPFVFVHREYFNEEPFLRKMLEHYQGGIEMSRNDLLSGHWKPYLERAMSLKPCYEESINGGEVAAQILQEIALGKYHASVNHSEAKRLCDAAVPDDQRRRAIGQDDILIPEWYANAGKQLGC, encoded by the exons ATGGGGATGAAGCACCAGGAAGAGTATGATGGCGATGGTGCTGCTGCTGTTTCTTCCACACAGAAAATGGTGTTTGCTTACTATGTCACTGGTCATGGATTTGGCCACGCAACTCGTGTTGCGGAG GTGGTGAGGCATCTAATCCTTGCTGGTCATGATGTTCATGTGGTCACTGCTGCTCCTGAATTTGTTTTCACCAACGAAGTGCATTCTCCTCGCTTATTCTTTCGCAAG GTGGTTTTGGAGTGTGGAGCTGTTCAATCAGATGCTTTGACAGTCGATCCCCTTGCCACTTTGGAGAGG TATACTGAGGAAACAGTGAAGCCCCGTGCTAGTATCTTGGCGAAAGAAGCAGAGTGGCTGAAATTCATCAATGCTGACTTAGTG GTATCTGATGTCGTCTCCACTGTATGTCGTGTTGCAGCTGATGTTGGTATACCCTCTGTTTGTGTGGCCAATTTCAG TTGGGACATCATCTATCTGGATTATGTCATGGCTGCTGGACCTGATTCTCGTTCGATAGTTTTGCAG ATAGCTGAAGACTATTCTAATTGCAATTTCCTTATCCGCCTTCCAGGATATTGCCCAA TGCCCGCTTTTCGCAATGTTATTGATGTGCCTCTAGTTGTGAGGAGGCTGTATAAATCCACAGAAGAG GTGAGGGAAGAACTAGGGATAGCAGACAATGTGAAACTAGTCATTCTCAACTTTGGTGGCCAG CCATCAGAATTGAAACTGAAGGAGGAGTTTTTGCCTTCTGGTTGGTTGTGCCTG GTTTGTGGTGCTTCTGACACTCAAGACCTTCCTGCAAACTTCAAAAAACTTCCCAAAAATGTTTATACACCTGATATTATTGCAGCATCTGACTGCATGATCG GAAAACTTGGATATGGCAGTGTGAGTGAAGCCCTGGCATACAAGTGTCCTTTTGTCTTTGTACATAGAGAATATTTCAATGAAGAACCTTTTCTAAGAAAAATGCTCGAA CATTATCAAGGTGGCATTGAAATGAGTAGGAATGATTTACTCTCTGGTCATTGGAAACCTTATCTTGAACGGGCAATGAGTTTGAAGCCATGCTATGAAGAAAGCATCAATGGTGGGGAG GTGGCAGCCCAGATCTTGCAGGAGATTGCTTTGGGAAAATATCATGCTTCAGTCAAT CATAGCGAGGCAAAAAGATTGTGTGATGCCGCAGTTCCAGATGATCAACGACGAAGAGCCATTGGTCAAGATGATATTTTGAtcccagaatggtatgcaaatgCTGGAAAACAACTTGGTTGCTAA